The following DNA comes from Diceros bicornis minor isolate mBicDic1 chromosome 12, mDicBic1.mat.cur, whole genome shotgun sequence.
ATTGTTTGAAACAACTAAAAGAAACCCATAGCAGCGAGTTCCTTAGGAGTGGTCATTTCCTCAGGAGTGGTGGGGCTCCTCTGCCTCTGGGCTGTGAATCCCAGCTATTTCGCATGTGATATGCAACCAAAACCCTTGCCTTGTTGGGCCTCCACGGGCAGAGCAGCGCTCTCCCAGAGCTGCATTTTTCCTACAAAGGAAGGCTGTGGGGTGCTAATCTGGGTGTGAGCGCAGAACTACAATAGgtgtgggagagaagagagaatgacAGACAGGATATAGCTAAAATAGGAATGACTATCCCAGGCCTTAGAGTTTGTCCCTGGGTTGACAGAGGTTTCTGTCCCAGGATCTGGTTGGGTCCATGAAATCTGCCCTTCAAGTCACTCTTCTATAGGGAGTGACCCCGATGCTCCTGGGTAGTGACCAGTGGCCCCTCGCACCACTGCTTCTGCTTGGTGGTTTCTGGGCCTCCCCAGGCCAGGGAACCCCTACTGGGACACCTTTGCTTAATAAGGAGGCAAAGACAGATCAATCGATTGATAGTCAGATAGAGTAACCAGAAGGCCATCAGTGGAGGCCAGTTTTCACTGGCAAAGACCCCTCCTGGGCAGTAGCACCAGCTCTGGGTTTGCTATGTCCTCTCTCTTGAGGCCCAGGTAGGTCTCCAGCGGCTTCTCCGTGTGTTTTGACTTCCTCAAGGCCTCTGAGACATGGTGGAACAGCCTTGGGTCCAACCAGAGAGCCAGCCTGAGTTCACTCAACCTGTGCTTGCTTCCCCATCGCATCCCCATTATTCCCGGTTGCAGTTGTTCTGCCCAACCAGGTCCTTCCAAGCCTCGAGTCCCCGCAGACCCCCGCGCCGCGCTAATAACTTCCAGCCGCCAGGACCTCTTTAATAGCGttctggggcgggggggggggggggggggggcggggacgAAAGGGCCAGGTCAGGAGACCGAGGTCCTTCCTAGGTGGGATCGGGCACAGTCTGCTCTGATCTCCCTCCTCGGAATTTTGCAAATCCCCAGCCGTTGGGGCCAGGGAAAGCAATTTTATTGCCGACGAATTTATGAGCCAGAGCGGAGGTTAGGCGGGGAGTCCGTGGCACACAGAATCTGGGGGCCGCCCAGGAAGGGTCTAGCCCGAGTGTGTACCGGGCCCCGCCTGGCAGTGCAGAGCAGCCCCGCGGCCGGGTCTGGCGGGTTGTTCTGCCGATTTCTCTCCGCGCCTCCCCACCCGGTGGAAATACCGCTCCCGGGACATCTACCAGCTCCAGACCCATCGCGGTCccggggtgggggttgggggcgcAGGAGGAGGGGCACACGGGGCTCGAGCCCAGCGCGGGGGGCGGGTCCGAGGCGGGGGGCCCAGAACGGGAGCCGCGCGCTGGGGCCCAGGCAGCTGCGGAGCCGAGCACAGCGGGCAGCGGGACCGCCACTGCCCGGCCGGCCATGAGCTCGGGATCCGAGCCCCGGACACCTCCGACACCCTTCAGCATCGCGGACATACTAGGCCCGCGCATGGTCCCCCGAGGACCCTCTGCGTCACAGCTTCCAGAGTCGAGCCCAGGTCCCACGTCGCCGCTGTGCGCGCTGGAGGAGCTGACTAGTAAAACTTTCCGCGGACTTGACGGGCACGCTCTGCAGTCCTCTGAAGGTATAGCGCCGGCAAGGTCGCGCACTGTGACTTGGccttctccccatctctcccCTATAGGTTCCCGGTCTCGAACCTTCGTTCACCCTAGCCGCCACCCTAATCTGCCCCTGCCCTCAGCCCACGTGCCGTGCCGGGACTTGCATCTCCCGCTCCTCTCCTCCTGTTAGTTCCCAGGCTCCGCGGCCGCTCCTGGAGGCCGCCTGCGCCAAGGAGAAGGGCTGGTCTGTCGAGAACTGAGCGACCCCTTGGTCCGTTCGCTGTAGGCGGGGCAATCGCAACAGAGAAAGGCCGAGAGATGGAGACAAAAGGCCTGAGCCGAAGGCTGTAAACGAGTGAGCTAGGGCAAGGGCGGCGCAGAAAGTGCCGGGAGGCGAGGCTCGGGCCTCTCCGGGCGACCTAGCTCCGCTCCAAGCCGCTCTCTTCTCTAGAGGGCGGCAAGGAGCACAAGGTCCTTGGAGCGGTAAGGGCCGCGGGACTCCGGACTCTGCCTTTCCTTGCCCTTTGAAACCCCATTATCTCCCTTTTGGGCTCGAGGTGAGGGCGCCCGTGACACTAAAAGGGAGTAAGCCGCGAGGGCCCGACAGGACCCACGTATCTAAAGAAGGACACGATCTGGGCCCTGTTACACTCACCCTGGCGGGTTGGCTGCCTCTACTCTGACCAGGGTCGGCCCCCGCCTCTGGTGCCGGCACCAGCCGTCAAGCCCGCTCAATCAGGGGCTCCGGAAGGcctccaggccccgccccagaCGGCCTATCCCTGCACCAGGTCTCCTCTGGCTTGTTCCATCCTCCTCCCAAGCCTCTGTCCCGGCAAGATGCCCTCAGCCTGCTGCCCCCTGTACCCCAGTGGCCGGTTCCACTTTGTGCCCCTACCCTCACCTCGGCCTGACCCCCGCGCAGTTCAGTAAGGGACCATGGTTCTGGCTCCCATCCGCCTTCTCGCTCCCCTCACCCCAACCCTGGCCTGACCGGACCCCCAGCTTTTCCTCCGGGGCCAAGTCTGATTCCCGCAGGCTGGAAACTGACCCGCGCCTATCCCTGCAGGCCGGGCCGCCCCGGGCGCGCTGGGCCCTGGCCCCGCCGGCCGCAGACGGCGAAAGTCACGCACGGCCTTTACGGCGCAGCAggtgctggagctggagcggCGCTTCGTCTTCCAGAAGTACCTGGCGCCGTCCGAGCGCGACGGGTTGGCAGCGAGGCTGGGCTTGGCCAACGCGCAGGTCGTCACGTGGTTCCAGAACCGGCGTGCCAAGCTCAAGCGCGACGTGGAGGAGATGCGCGCCGACGTGGCCTCGCTGCACGCGCTGTCCCCCGAAATCCAGTGCCGCCTCGCGCTGCCTCATGGCGCCCCAGGCTTCGGCCGGCCCGACTCCGGACCCCAACTGTCAGACGAGGAGATACAGGTGGACGATTGAAGGCAAAGCCGTCTCCAGGGCTCTGGGCCCTGGGTTACTCGCCTCGGCGCTCCGCGCCCTGTCTGGGTTactgggtggagggagggtgtCGATTCTGGCCTCTTGGGCTCACAGACCAGACGCCCACCTTTCCCCGTTGTTGAGAATAAAGCCGAGACTCCGCCGCACAACGCCTCAGTCCCGGCGCCCGGAGCAATAAGAGCAAACTCTGCAGGTTACTCTGCAGATTCCGTGCTTGGTGCTGTGGCGAGCCTTTAAACTCAAGGTTTCCTTTAGCTCTCATAGCAGCTCTATAAGGTACGTGATAtaattatgtccattttacaaaggaagaagCCCTGGGTCAGGATTTGGACCTTGGTATCCAGCCAGCCTTTGCCACCGGTGCTTGTCAGCCCTCGCTCCGAGAGACTCCGGGCTGAAGGGAAGGGAGTGGGACTCTGTAGCTGCCGGCCACCCctcccctactggctgcctttggTCGCAGGACTCCACTGGGCCTTTGATCCGCCGCTGCCTCGGAGACCTTACTCCTAACCTCTATGCCCGCCCCAGAGTGACCATGTTGTGGTcacctctttcctctttccccatTCTGAGGTCATTTGTTAATGGGGTCCTGCCCCTGCTGAAAGAACCCTACCTGAGACACAGGCAAAGTGATGCATGCACGGTGAGGGGACACACCTCTGCTTCCGGGACCTCTGCCCTGCATTTGGGGGCGAAAAATTTCCACCAGGATGGTGGCGGTGGCGGGAGGGTTGAGGAGGCCAGCCGGCCCGCTGAGGCGGAGCTGGGAGTAGCGGCCACCTGAGGTGGAGATCCCAGCCTACCCCCACCAGTGGACATTTCTGAGATTGATTCCGCTGGTGATTAATCACCCTTCTGTAGTGtgatggggagggaagaggaacaCTCAGTAGCTACAGGCCTTCCCCCAAGCCAGGCCATCCCAGCCTATCTTCAGGAGACCATACTTAGGCCTCTTTCCTGCCCTACCCCCATTcagtccttcctccctcctcagaCCTTCCCATGCTTCTGCCCAGAAGCCACAATGATACTCTGGAAATAATCCATCCAGGGTTCAAGGGGGTCAGCTAGGGCCTCAGATGCAGGTGGAGGTCCCAGGAGAGGATATTTCAGGGAGGGTGAACAAGGCCGGAAGGCAGAAGGGAACCTGGCATTTTCAGGTAATAGCTACCAGTCATTGAGCACAGTTCCTAGTGCTTTGCATGGATTAATCTTCACAATATCCCCATGAGATAATGagactttaatttcattttgaggATAAGGAGACTGAATCACAGAAGCCCAAGGAAACTTGGTCATGTTATCAAGCTTGTAAGAGGGGCTAGGAGTAACCTCCTTGCTTGTCTGACTCAGGAGCTGATGCTTTTGGCCATTACAGGTTCTGTCTCTGTAACTGTGACTGGGCctaatggaaagaagaaaagagtttacagagaaaagagaggaaaaaggactAAAGGCAGGAATTTAGGCATTGTACAGGACAGACCCTGTTCCTTGGAGGATTTCCAGGAGAGGCATGAGAGCACTGTTTGGAGCAGGCTAATCTGCTCCAAAGAGCAGAGACTGGCAGTGACCTGAAGAAGGTGTATCTCCGGCTACTACAGAAggtaaaagctgagagaattcaggGCCAGAcatggaggggggagggaggttgTCCCAAAGAGTAATCAGTGTGATTCCCCCAGTGACCAAAGATTGCGTGAGTCAGTGATGACCTCACAAACCTAGGCAACCGGAATAAAAATGGCATCATGCACAGAAACAGACAATGACTATTAGTGTAGAGCTAAGAATCTGTCAGCCATTATGTACAAAAAGTGTTCTCTGCACCTGTGTTGCCCCTTCAATacacatacacaacacacacacatctccccTGGCTCCTATTCAGGGCCCTTTCTCTATTCCCTTCACCCCCTTGTAAAGGCTGCCTCTCCAGAACCTTTAGATTAGGGTGACAAACTCCTGTTTTTCcaggactttcccagttttagcactgaaagtcctacACCCTCAGATGTAGGAAATCCCTCAGTCCCAGGAAAACCAGGATGGGGGATCACTCTGCTTCCAGCTCTGGGGACTCAGAACTCAGGCTGCTGGGTCAGAACCGTACCAGTTAGCGGTGTGAGTGTGGGGCAAAGCGGGGGAGGGGGGGGGCGGTGGTCCAGGTGTCAGGAGTCCTGTGGCTCTTGGAGAAGATTCAAATCCAGGATAGGCTAAGAAGTACTGGGGAGGGGACATTTCTTCGAGAGGCTGGAAGAGCAAGGAGCCAGCTCAGCCTGAAAGCAAAGATACTACACAGTAGTGGTGGGTGTCCATTCTCTGAGGGGCCAGGAGCCCTAATGGAGTCCCCAAAGCAGAGAAGTAACCCTCTTGGCCCAGAACAAGAAGGCCAGATGGGCAGGCCTTTTATGGAGTCACTGTAATATAATCATCCCTTAACCACCTCTCCTGAACTCCACTCCCCAACCAGGCATAAGCAAAGAACTCCCAGGGCAAATAATTCTAGTTAGAAAGGCAGGGTCCAGTCAGCGGGCTCTGAGCCACAAACCCCCTCCACTTGAAGCTTCCTAAATTCTAGCCCAGTGCTGCCACCTCTTGTAATCAAGCCTTGGATAAACAAAACTCAAACCTGTACCACCAAAATGGCCTCTGGATGGGCGTCTCCTCTGCTAGGTCCTAGGGCACCGCTTCTCAATGTTAGGGTGCATCaggatcacctggagggcttactGAAACACAAACAGCTGGGTCCCACTCCTGCAGTTTCTGACTTAGaaggtctagggtggggcctgagaatctgcatttgtaacaagttcccaggtgaggctgatgctgctggtccagggaccacactttgagaaccacagtccCAGGAACTCTTTATTTTGTGAAATAAGCAGCAATTCACTCATACATCTCTCTTCCCACTGTGGGATTCATGAACATGTAGGACAGTTGCAGATAAAATTTGGTTTATTTAACACCCACTCTGTACCAGGCACTTGGTGAGTATTTTCTCACACTTGCTCTTTccgtcctcacaacagccctgtgaggtagggattgcccattttatagatgagggaactgaggcacagacattGAGAGACGTGCCCAAAGTGACCCAACTAGTAATGGCAGACTTCATCCTGAGATGTGTATCTACGAGGCCTGtaattataaacaataaaagGAGGTGGGAAAGCCCTATATAAAGGAGGTGTTTCAGTACCTCCTGTCTCCAGGTGTGAATGGTGTTGAGCAAGACCCAAAGGGCAGCAAGAATCATTCATTGTGATGAATGGTTCCTCTGGGAAAGGCATTCTGGGAGGCCTAAAAGTCCCCTGCAGATCCACATTTAAATGAGCTGAGAGTCCTAGGCAGGGCTAGGGAGGAACCAGCCAGGGGCAGCTGCCAGGATCTTAGAGGAGAAACCAAAAGGTGATGATGATTCTTACACAGGAAGTATATAgccttctttgggggcagggACCCTTGGTGGAAAAACTGAGTACATTCCCATGGGGAAAGGCTAGTTACAATGCTCAGTGCTGGAGCAGAGAAAGAGCATAGCCAAGGTGGCAGCAGCCTGGGCACCTGCTGAGGCCCTATCAGCAGGAGACCAGCAGTGAGGGAGTGTGGAGATGTATGGGCTCTGCCAGCTCCAGGCAGTGGGTGGTAAGGGACTTCCTAAATGCAAAAGCCTTGGTGAATTTTCTAgcagtgggaggaggtgagcaTCAACTACTGGGCAAAGGAGAGGTCAGAATGTGCATAGAAATGTGGACAGGAAACAGGGCAgaaggagctggggctggagaAAACAGGGCAGGAACTGGGATTAGGaagaggtgagcatccatccagCTGAGGGGCAGGACTCGGGCCTCACTCATCACTGTGACCCCATTCCTGAGCACAGACCTCTGGCTGGCCAATGAGTCCCCCAGGGCCAACAAGCAGAGCAAGCCCCAAATGCCCCCTCTGCTGGGCCTGTTATAGTCTGAAAACCTGAACTTTTGTACAGATCCTTTCTTgagcctttttttatttttccttactgTCCCCAAAAGAAGCCATCTGCTTGAGAACCAAAGAAAGGCTGTTTCAGTGGATGCATGGCTCCTTTCTCTCATCAGAAAGTCTCCATGGCAAGAGGAAAGACTGCCAGGGGTGTCCTTAACTATGGTATTAGAGTACAAGGTCTCAAAACACGTGGTGAACTGCCACCAGATAGTGTCTCTCATCCCTGTGCACACATGGCCTTGTCCTGTGAGGGTCAAGTCCTCCTTCATCTGGCCTGAGGTAGATGCTGGGGCCCACGTCCCAGGATGCCCCAGTCCTTTGAGGGGTCCTGGAGCTGGTGAGGAGGGGGTCTTCCACTCTGAGTCTGGGGAAGGGGCCAGTTGGAATGGCTCGGGTGACATGGAGGATAATGCAGGGGTGGAGACAGAAGGCCAGGGGCCCTTGGAGCAGTGCTTCGAGGGCGACTGAGCTCAGCGTGGAGAAATGGCTGGGGGAACCCAGTGGACAGAGGTGGTGCACGGATTCCTCTTCGCTGATCCTgctgagaagggagaagggggcaCCTGATACTTTTTCCCAGCAGCCCAGCCCATGTCCTTCATCCCACCCATTCCTGCCCACCCTTACCCGCCTGAGGCAGAAGGTAGCATTGCTTGGTGTTGCAATCCCAGCCAATTCTCCCTGCTGTCCCCTCAGCATGAGAGTAGGCCTGGTTCCCTTACCAGAGAGAGTTGCAGAAGGCAAGAGTAGAGCTCCCGGGCTGCATCAGGTTGGGACCCGCCTCTCAGAGTCTCCTGGAACACAGCAGCTGCCTCCTCGAAACGCTGTGgtcccacagggaaagaggaaagtttAGGTGTCAGCAGGGTCAAGGAACTTAAAACTACCCCCTTTCCCAAACTGGCTCCAGCTCCTAGGACCACTAACATTGTGACATTGTGGTACTAGGAGCTTAATATACTAGCAAACATCAATGTAGGCCCAATCCCCATCCCATCCCACCCAAAGTCCTCCTCTGCTTCCAACCTCAGACCCATTACCTGCAGTCCCATCAAGGCCTTGCCCAGGCGGAAgaggccccggggccagccaggCTGTAGAGTGAGGGCCACCTGAGCATCGGCCAGGGCCCACGCCGGCTGACCCAGCCGCTCATGGCAGAAGGAGCGATTTCCAAATAACCTGATAAAGATAAGGTGACCAAAAGTCTGGGTCCTCAGCACCCTGACTTACCCAGCAAGCAACCAAGCCCCCACCTACCGGTGGTCCCGGGGGTTGAGCTTCAAGGCCTGGGTGAAGAGGACCACGGCCTTGCGGTAGAAACCTTTTTGGGCAAAGCTGGTACCCaactctggggaggagagagggtgggAAGATTCAGATGGGGCTACCCcagggagggtggggtgaggagggagagagagactctCACCTGCCAGCTCCTGGCTCTGTTGTAAGGCAGCTGCCAGCAGTCCCGGAGATGCCTAGGGATGGGGAGCAAAGTCAAGCAGGGCTCAAGACCTCAGCCTCCCCAAATCCTTTTCCTTTGTTCAAGCAGTTAATGTTGCAATTAGCGTCACCCAACTCATGTAATTCTCATGACAGCTCTGCAAAAGGTATCAGCCCTGCCTTCCTGCAGAGGAAACTATCCAGGGTCAGAGTAACAGTGACGGAGCTTGACTCCAGGTCTCTTAATCTTGGGGCCAGAGAACTCCTTCTCCCAGAGCCCTCTGGCACCCCTTCCACTGGTTCCAGTCGAGGTTCTTCTGCCCATCTCACCTCTGCTTTAGGACTCTCCCTGGGGCTCTCTTCTCCTGGAAGGCTCCCTTCCTCTTGGCCCATCTTCTCCTGGGGGCCCAGGCTTTTGCCTTGGGGCTCCTGGCTCAGTCCCTTCTCTTTGCGGGCACTGGGGGGCCAATCCCCAACCTTGCGCAAAGCCAGAGACACAAAAGTGCTAGATAGATCCAGTGAGTCCTGTGAGCAGAAAGCACAGttagggagggggtggggatgaAGTATGTCCTGGAgtaggaggaggggagggtgggcagagaccaagaagggaaggaaggggctCTCACCTCTTCCTCACCACACTGTCCTGGAGCTGGGTTCCCAGGGCTGGATGGGGGGCTCCCATCCCCATCTGAGGTTATCTTGGCCTGGAGGGAAGGTGGACAGATACAGAGTTGGGATCACCTTGAGCCGCCTGCCTTCTCAGCACCACCTTCCTGGCACTTGGTGCTCTTAGGACCTGCCTGTAGACACTCACCTTGGTCTCCCCGCCAGCCTGCTCCAAGCGCTCCTGTCGCTTTCGATCCTTTTGACGCTGCAATAATAATAAGGAGGAGGACATATTTGGAGCACTATacttaaatacatacacacacacaatttgtaTCTTGAAACCAATTCTTCATGTGTACATTATATACTATATGTCACGTACTGGACTAAGAGTTTTACATATACTATCTGATTTTATTCTtgcaactctatgaggtaggttttgttactatcctcattttacaggtgaaaaagCAGACAAGAGAGTCACCACACAGAGGTCTTAAAGTAAGAAGGAGGCAGATTCCAACCCAGGCAGTATAGAGTGACTCCAGAACTACTGCACCATGAGGCCTCCAGGAGACCCTCCAGGCCCTGAGTCCTTGGGCCCCACCGGCAAGAGGATCCACTACAGGCCCCTTTGAGTTCTCTCCTGTTCCCACAaagcttccctctttccctcccccaaatccctctgGGCTCCCACTCCTTCACCCTCCAGCTACCTTCTTCTTGAGTCgtttcttctctgctttctgtttcaTGCGCTcctcctcagccaccagctcctcagCCAGGCGgttggcttcctggaggaggaagggcaggtgacaggaaaagagagagggaatgaGAGAGAAGGTGAAAGGGAGGCAAGCAGTATGGAAGGATCTTGAAAGGTCCAGATCAGGGGAGAACAGAGATATGGGCATATGGGGTTGGAAGAACCCTAGGTGAAGGTGAAGCCCCTTGTGACAGTCTCACCTCTTCAGTCAGCAGGAGCTTCTGGGGCATGGCCACCTGGAATAGGCTGTCTGAACCACTGGGGAAGGATGCCGAGGCAGAGGGGCTTTGAGGGCAGGGCTTAGACCCTTGGGGAGGGTAGAGGAAGGACTTTTGGAGACCACAGTAAGTGCCCACTCCCTCAGCCCTCTTGCCCCTGTCATCACTCTGTCCAGTCGTTTTCCCCTCGTCATGGAAACGGTTCAGGAGGTAATCTgtcaggaggaagaaagagaagggaaagaaagaacatGAGAAAGAGCAGCATCTGAGGGCCAGCCCTCCCCAGGGTACCAGCCTCGATCCCTGGGCCCAGCCCCTGCACTCCCCACCATGGTGCCACAGCTGCAGCCGCCCGCTGCTCCCATCCACACGGATCTGGTGCAGGCCCTGGGGATCACTCTCCACAAGCCGTCGAAGAAAATCCTCTATGtcctgggagggggaggagaggggaggctggTGTTGGGGGGAGCTTTGGGAGCAAGAGCCTTGGCTGGGTTGACCCCTCCACCATGGCAACCACAAACCAGCCACCCAGCCCGAAGACCCTCACTGGCCAACCTCTCCCCGCTCAGCACCTCAAAACACGCTGCTTCCGGCCTTCATGGTGTATCACCTCCCTTCGCTATTCTCCTGCCTTCCCAAGGGTTGAGTGTGGCGCTCAGCCCAGCCTTCTCCACCACCCAGGATCTCCTCCCCTGGACCTGCCACTAGGTCAGCCACACTGAGGCCCCTGAAATGGAGCCTTCTTACCTGCTCTTCCCCCCTGTCATAGCCTTGAATATGAACAGACCCACATAACCCACCCTGGAATTACCTCATGCCTAAGTGAAGGTGGCAGGACCTGGCTGGCTTCTCCCCTACGCTTTGTCTGTTTCTTCCCAAAACCAAGCTCTCAGCAATTACTCCCCTACTCAAAAACTTCCAGTAATCCCCCACTGCCAGGGCCACAGGCAGGACTGAAACTAGCTCCTCAGCCTGAGATTTGGAGCTTTCCAAAAAGCTCCCTGGCTGACCTTTACAATCTTCCCTTGCAATCCTCCCCTGCTTAGCTGCCGTCCTCCCTCTGCCACCAGGCTCCTTCCAGCCTTGGGGTCTTCTCCCAGCTGTCCTCAAATCCCTCCTGGCTCTGAGCTTCTTTCTCACCGCATCTTGTCTCTTCTTCAAGGTCCAGTTCACATTCCATCTCCACTCAAAGCTTTCCCagagcctttctttttttttttttttaattttttgtttattacagtaacattgtataaatccCAGAGCCTTTCATCTCCAGTTgtccctgccctcactcaacCAAGCTGCACTCATATAGTCTGTGTTATACAATTTAGAACCTTATTATTCATTGCTTTTTACTGCTCTCTTAACTGGTGAGGCAGCTTGGAACTGGAGAGAACACTTTGCTGGGGTAGAGCTGCTTACATCttagttctggctctgccactccctGGCTGTTTGattttggacaagtcatttaacctctctggacctcagcttcctcattcaCAAAACGGTGCAAGACTCTTCCAGGCTGGGCCTGTGCATTCTGTGATTCTGATAAGAATTGTTTCCTCAGTTAGTGTAAGCTTCAGAGGACAGGGATCATCATGTCCCTATGTGGCCTAATCAGGCCTAAACAGGGCAGACCCCTGACTAGGTGGTGGCCCATTGACTGAGAAACTTAGAAGCCACATGAAATGTCAGAGTGCTAAAATCATGCATAGGTAGGGCTTCAGATCACTGAAGGATAGTCAACTTTCTAAACAATGTTAGATCCAGAGCTCCCCTCAGGAAATAGTCCTGACTCAACGGCATCTTCAGTTACACTGCTGGGCACTTTCCTCAAGTCTTATTCTCAAATTCAATTTCCTCGTGGGTTTATTTCAACTTCCTATCTGGAACTTACGCATAAATAACACATGCTCTGGGCCCATTTTAGGCAGCCTCCCCAGAATGTGCCACTCAAATATATAGTGTCTTTCCTATATCTTCAactgctctctccctcctcagCCCAGTctagccatattaaaaaaaaaaagacttccttGACCTTCCACCTCTCCTCCAAACACAGTCTATGCTATTCTCTTAATTCACTACATGGCCACACATGATCTGGCCCCCCAATACCTTCATAAATCATCTCCTACCCTCTTGTCACCCTCCTCTCGCTACAGGGGTCTCCTTTGAAGTGTGCTCCCCTCTCAAGGCTTTTGTActtatttcctctgcctggaatgctctttccccagTGAATGGCTCACTCGTTCGTCCCTTTCAGATCTCTGCTTAgaccttctcagagaggccttctctgaccacttcTTTTAAAACGAGAAACCTCTAAACTCCACTCAGTGCTCCCTATCCtccttcttgctttatttttctttgtacttctcatatTTGACATACTATATTGTTTACTTATTGACTGGCTGTCCCCCAATAACTACTTCTAATTCACTGAATACACAGATTTTTGTCGGTTTGGTTTACTGTCTTcccagtgcctaaaacagtgcctggtacatagttgcTCCTCAGTGAGTGTGTGCTGAATGAGCAAAGGCAGAGAGATTGCTGAGGAGGCTAGTCTATCAGAGATGCAGCCAGGAGCTGTATCTGAAGAATCCTGTGTGACTCAGTGAGTTTGGACCTTGTCCTGTCAGTGATGGGAGTGGACCTGATCAGGGGAGTGAAAGGTTCAAATGATATAGTACTGGGGAAGGACATGAGTCTAGGCATGGAATGTTTAGTTAGAAGGCCATTACAACTGTTCAGGCCAGAGAGAAT
Coding sequences within:
- the LBX2 gene encoding transcription factor LBX2 gives rise to the protein MSSGSEPRTPPTPFSIADILGPRMVPRGPSASQLPESSPGPTSPLCALEELTSKTFRGLDGHALQSSEGRAAPGALGPGPAGRRRRKSRTAFTAQQVLELERRFVFQKYLAPSERDGLAARLGLANAQVVTWFQNRRAKLKRDVEEMRADVASLHALSPEIQCRLALPHGAPGFGRPDSGPQLSDEEIQVDD
- the TTC31 gene encoding tetratricopeptide repeat protein 31 isoform X2, which gives rise to MAPIPKTVGRIKLDCPLRPGCPLGVAAVPKLCKEFGPEDYGEEDIEDFLRRLVESDPQGLHQIRVDGSSGRLQLWHHDYLLNRFHDEGKTTGQSDDRGKRAEGVGTYCGLQKSFLYPPQGSKPCPQSPSASASFPSGSDSLFQVAMPQKLLLTEEEANRLAEELVAEEERMKQKAEKKRLKKKRQKDRKRQERLEQAGGETKAKITSDGDGSPPSSPGNPAPGQCGEEEDSLDLSSTFVSLALRKVGDWPPSARKEKGLSQEPQGKSLGPQEKMGQEEGSLPGEESPRESPKAEASPGLLAAALQQSQELAELGTSFAQKGFYRKAVVLFTQALKLNPRDHRLFGNRSFCHERLGQPAWALADAQVALTLQPGWPRGLFRLGKALMGLQRFEEAAAVFQETLRGGSQPDAARELYSCLLQLSLDQRRGIRAPPLSTGFPQPFLHAELSRPRSTAPRAPGLLSPPLHYPPCHPSHSNWPLPQTQSGRPPPHQLQDPSKDWGILGRGPQHLPQAR
- the TTC31 gene encoding tetratricopeptide repeat protein 31 isoform X1 codes for the protein MAPIPKTVGRIKLDCPLRPGCPLGVAAVPKLCKEFGPEDYGEEDIEDFLRRLVESDPQGLHQIRVDGSSGRLQLWHHDYLLNRFHDEGKTTGQSDDRGKRAEGVGTYCGLQKSFLYPPQGSKPCPQSPSASASFPSGSDSLFQVAMPQKLLLTEEEANRLAEELVAEEERMKQKAEKKRLKKKRQKDRKRQERLEQAGGETKAKITSDGDGSPPSSPGNPAPGQCGEEEDSLDLSSTFVSLALRKVGDWPPSARKEKGLSQEPQGKSLGPQEKMGQEEGSLPGEESPRESPKAEASPGLLAAALQQSQELAELGTSFAQKGFYRKAVVLFTQALKLNPRDHRLFGNRSFCHERLGQPAWALADAQVALTLQPGWPRGLFRLGKALMGLQRFEEAAAVFQETLRGGSQPDAARELYSCLLQLSLQDQRRGIRAPPLSTGFPQPFLHAELSRPRSTAPRAPGLLSPPLHYPPCHPSHSNWPLPQTQSGRPPPHQLQDPSKDWGILGRGPQHLPQAR
- the TTC31 gene encoding tetratricopeptide repeat protein 31 isoform X3, which translates into the protein MAPIPKTVGRIKLDCPLRPGCPLGVAAVPKLCKEFGPEDYGEEDIEDFLRRLVESDPQGLHQIRVDGSSGRLQLWHHDYLLNRFHDEGKTTGQSDDRGKRAEGVGTYCGLQKSFLYPPQGSKPCPQSPSASASFPSGSDSLFQVAMPQKLLLTEEEANRLAEELVAEEERMKQKAEKKRLKKKRQKDRKRQERLEQAGGETKAKITSDGDGSPPSSPGNPAPGQCGEEEDSLDLSSTFVSLALRKVGDWPPSARKEKGLSQEPQGKSLGPQEKMGQEEGSLPGEESPRESPKAEASPGLLAAALQQSQELAELGTSFAQKGFYRKAVVLFTQALKLNPRDHRLFGNRSFCHERLGQPAWALADAQVALTLQPGWPRGLFRLGKALMGLQRFEEAAAVFQETLRAGSAKRNPCTTSVHWVPPAISPR